In Desulfosediminicola ganghwensis, a single window of DNA contains:
- a CDS encoding phage holin family protein yields the protein MKNNEFRTPLIQSGVLLVAIVLIISMVPSGEGTGAGGFIGAAVSGFFSLILFLIALTLAIGVSIAVLIAIFIGAIALQSPERASSLYAETKQRFLNLLQNAAAGSSATDVSDTSISQEDYDTMKNELVSLQGANQKLQNNVSTLNSKNEQLQEDLHGLTLMVDELKESEKKINELIQYLSSKVDEDPDSAIKDQIHKLEEMYAKTNENISNLAGRIESIESSSAKTAVGIHSSGIFQYIESEDDKKLFSDKIQEGVSQELTYAQFDSFLSEALPAQLDKIIKDHPSLTKDYIRSMRK from the coding sequence ATGAAAAATAATGAGTTTCGCACCCCTCTCATCCAGTCGGGTGTCCTGCTTGTAGCAATCGTGCTCATCATCTCCATGGTCCCCTCAGGAGAAGGCACGGGTGCCGGCGGTTTCATCGGTGCAGCTGTATCAGGCTTTTTCAGTCTAATTCTGTTTCTTATTGCACTGACCCTGGCGATTGGTGTTTCCATTGCTGTCCTGATAGCTATCTTCATCGGAGCAATAGCCTTACAATCACCAGAAAGGGCGTCTTCCCTCTACGCGGAGACAAAACAGAGATTCTTAAACCTTCTCCAGAACGCAGCAGCAGGTTCCAGTGCTACAGACGTTTCAGATACCAGTATCTCTCAGGAGGATTATGACACTATGAAAAACGAGCTCGTATCACTTCAGGGCGCCAACCAGAAATTGCAGAACAACGTCTCAACTCTTAATTCAAAGAATGAGCAACTGCAGGAAGACCTTCACGGCTTAACCCTGATGGTGGATGAACTCAAGGAATCTGAGAAGAAAATTAATGAACTGATTCAATATCTCTCTTCTAAAGTCGATGAGGATCCGGATAGTGCTATTAAGGATCAGATTCACAAGCTGGAAGAGATGTACGCCAAAACCAATGAGAATATCAGCAACCTGGCTGGCAGAATAGAGTCTATTGAATCCAGTTCCGCCAAAACGGCTGTTGGTATCCACTCTTCAGGTATATTCCAGTATATAGAGTCCGAAGATGATAAAAAGCTATTCTCAGACAAGATCCAGGAGGGTGTAAGCCAGGAACTTACCTATGCACAATTTGACAGCTTCCTTTCAGAAGCACTCCCAGCCCAACTGGATAAAATAATCAAGGATCACCCTTCACTCACTAAAGATTATATCCGTAGCATGCGTAAATAG